The Ziziphus jujuba cultivar Dongzao chromosome 7, ASM3175591v1 genome includes a region encoding these proteins:
- the LOC107424821 gene encoding histone-lysine N-methyltransferase SUVR5 isoform X3, producing the protein MEIPQLEREGGAEVTVDGLPSTEGNCNGASHDSQVEGQRLSCGSHGYEDDDASAQNYCTESSLASENCHLIVDTIESELPNNNRDGESSLIEPTWLEGDESVALWVKWRGKWQAGIRCARADWPLSTLKAKPTHDRKKYFVIFFPHTRNYSWADTLLVRSINEYPQPIAYKTHKIGLKMVKDLTVARRFIMQKLAVGMLNIVDQFHTEALVESARDVLVWKEFAMEASRCNGYSDLGRMLLKLQSMILQRYINCDWLKNSYQSWVQHCQSAHSAESIEMLKEELYDSILWNEVHSLRDAPVQPTLGSEWKTWKHEVMKWFSTSNPMTNGGESQQQSNDSPLTASPQVSRKRPKLEVRRAETHASQVESRGSDQSVTLEIDSGFFNNVDIVHTSKLASEPHKEEDFKEVAAPTKLPGDMADKWNGIVVEDQNAGFNQSKDIELTPVNEVTARPLDSGNKNRQCIAYIESKGRQCVRWANDGDVYCCVHLSSRFIGNSARAEGILSNDTPMCEGTTVLGTRCKHRSLHGSSFCKKHRPKNETKKISNFSENTPKRKYEEDAPSLETSNCKEIVLVGDIGSPLQVDPLAVVEGDTHGRSSLVEHTATDCNSSEPLHCIGSCLPENNNPCLESPKRHSLYCEKHLPSWLKRARNGKSRIVSKEVFVDLLRDCHSQEQKCHLHQACELFYRLFKSILSLRNPVPKEVQFQWALSEASKNFNVGEFFMKLVCSEKERLRRIWGFSADEDTQISSVMEEPALLPLVVDGSHDDEKAIKCKICSEEFLDDQALGNHWMDNHKKEAQWLFRGYACAICLDSFTNKKVLETHVQERHHVQFVEQCMLLQCIPCGSHFGNTEELWLHVVSAHPVDFRLSKATQQALSTGDESPPKLELYNSASLDNNSENTNGFRKFICRFCGLKFDLLPDLGRHHQAAHMGAGLVSSRPPKRGIRYYAYRLKSGRLSRPRFKKSLAAASLRIRNRATATIKKRIQASKSLSTAGISMLSHVTEAENLGSLVESQCSAVAKILFSEIQKTKPRPNNLDIISTARSTCCKVSLKASLEEKYGVLPERLYLKAARLCSEHNIRVDWHQDGFICPKGCKAFKDPLLLSPLRPLPSGFLGHRSECSADPLDDKWEMDECHYIIDSHYLRPRFMHNAFVLCDDISFGQELVPVACVADDDLVDSDPHLAASCEVQNSRHSKPWESFTYVTKPLLDQSLALDTEQSLQLGCACPQLRCCPETCDHVYLFDNDYEDAKDIFGKPMRGRFPYDDKGRIILEEGYLVYECNDRCSCSKNCPNRVLQNGVRVKLEIYRTEKKGWAVRAGEAILRGTFVCEYIGEVLDEQEANKRRKRYGTEGCSYLYEIDAHINDMSRLIEGQARYVIDATKYGNVSRFINHSCSPNLENHQVLVESMDFQHAHIGLYANRDIALGEELTYDYRYELLPGEGYPCHCEASTCRGRLY; encoded by the exons ATGGAAATACCTCAATTAGAAAGAGAAGGTGGAGCTGAAGTGACAGTTGATGGATTGCCATCTACAGAAGGAAACTGCAATGGAGCTTCTCATGATAGTCAGGTGGAGGGCCAAAGGTTATCTTGTGGGTCACATGGATACGAAGATGATGATGCAAGTGCACAGAATTACTGCACAGAATCTTCATTAGCCTCTGAGAACTGTCATCTTATTGTAGATACCATTGAAAGTGAATTGCCAAACAACAATAGGGATGGAGAGTCATCTCTCATAGAGCCCACATGGCTAGAAGGTGATGAATCTGTGGCGCTGTGGGTCAAG TGGAGAGGGAAGTGGCAGGCAGGGATCAGATGTGCAAGGGCTGACTGGCCATTATCAACTTTGAAAGCAAAACCAACTCATGACAGGAAGAagtattttgttatattttttccaCACACAAGGAATTATTCTTGGGCAGATACGCTACTTGTTCGATCAATCAATGAATATCCGCAGCCTATTGCatataaaacacataaaatTGGTCTTAAAATGGTAAAAGATTTGACAGTGGCAAGGCGATTTATTATGCAAAAGCTAGCTGTTGGTATGCTGAATATTGTTGACCAATTTCATACTGAG GCTTTGGTAGAGAGTGCTCGTGATGTGTTGGTCTGGAAGGAGTTTGCAATGGAGGCTTCTCGCTGTAATGGTTATTCTGATCTTGGAAGGATGCTTCTGAAGCTTCAGAGT ATGATATTACAACGCTATATAAATTGTGACTGGCTAAAGAATTCATATCAGTCTTGGGTACAACATTGTCAGAGTGCACATAGTGCTGAGTCCATTGAAATGCTGAAGGAG GAGTTATATGATTCGATTCTCTGGAATGAAGTCCACTCTCTCAGAGATGCACCTGTCCAGCCCACATTGGGTTCTGAGTGGAAAACCTGGAAACATGAAGTTATGAAGTGGTTTTCAACCTCAAATCCCATGACCAATGGTGGAGAATCACAGCAACAGAGTAATGATAGTCCATTAACTGCAAGTCCCCAAGTTAGCAGGAAAAGGCCCAAGCTTGAAGTTCGTCGTGCTGAGACACATGCTTCCCAGGTGGAAAGTAGGGGTTCAGATCAATCTGTAACCCTTGAAATTGATTCTGGATTTTTTAATAATGTAGACATTGTACATACTAGTAAATTAGCATCAGAACCTCATAAAGAGGAAGATTTTAAAGAGGTGGCGGCACCAACGAAGTTGCCTGGTGATATGGCTGATAAATGGAATGGAATTGTAGTTGAAGATCAAAATGCTGGGTTCAACCAAAGTAAAGATATTGAATTGACACCTGTCAATGAAGTGACTGCTAGACCTTTGGATTCAGGAAATAAGAATCGGCAGTGTATTGCTTATATTGAATCTAAGGGAAGGCAATGTGTCAGGTGGGCTAACGATGGTGATGTTTACTGTTGTGTGCATTTATCCTCCCGTTTCATAGGCAACTCTGCAAGAGCCGAAGGGATTCTCTCTAATGACACACCTATGTGTGAAGGGACAACTGTTCTTGGTACTAGATGTAAGCATCGATCTCTACATGGATCCTCATTTTGTAAGAAACACAGGCCCAAGAATGAAACtaagaaaatatcaaatttttcagAGAATACGCCTAAGAGAAAGTATGAAGAGGATGCTCCTAGTTTAGAAACCTCAAATTGCAAAGAGATTGTGTTAGTGGGAGATATAGGAAGCCCACTCCAAGTGGATCCTCTTGCAGTCGTGGAAGGTGATACCCATGGAAGAAGCAGCTTAGTTGAGCATACTGCTACAGATTGTAATAGCTCAGAGCCCCTGCACTGCATAGGCTCCTGCTTACCTGAAAACAACAATCCTTGTCTGGAAAGTCCAAAGCGTCATTCTTTATACTGTGAAAAGCACTTACCAAGCTGGCTTAAACGTGCAAGGAATGGCAAGAGTAGGATAGTATCAAAAGAAGTGTTTGTAGATCTTCTGAGGGACTGCCACTCACAGGAGCAAAAGTGTCATTTACATCAGGCATGTGAGCTTTTCTACAGGCtctttaaaagtattttatcCTTAAGAAACCCAGTACCTAAGGAAGTTCAATTTCAGTGGGCTCTATCTGAAGCTTCCAAAAATTTTAATGTTGGAGAGTTCTTTATGAAGTTAGTTTGCAGCGAAAAGGAGAGACTCAGAAGGATCTGGGGCTTCAGTGCAGATGAAGACACACAAATTTCCTCTGTCATGGAAGAACCAGCTTTGTTGCCATTGGTGGTTGATGGTAGCCATGATGATGAAAAAGCAATTAAGTGCAAAATTTGCTCAGAGGAGTTTTTGGATGACCAAGCACTTGGCAACCACTGGATGGACAATCATAAAAAGGAAGCACAATGGCTATTTAGAGGTTATGCCTGTGCAATCTGTCTTGATTCTTTTACTAATAAGAAAGTACTTGAAACTCATGTACAGGAGAGACATCATGTGCAATTTGTTGAACAGTGTATGCTTCTTCAGTGTATTCCTTGTGGCAGCCATTTTGGGAATACTGAAGAATTATGGTTGCATGTGGTCTCAGCACATCCTGTTGATTTCAGGCTTTCAAAGGCAACTCAACAGGCTCTGTCTACTGGTGATGAATCTCCTCCAAAGCTTGAGCTGTACAATTCAGCTTCTCTGGATAATAACTCTGAGAATACAAATGGTTTCCGAAAGTTTATTTGCAGGTTTTGTGGGTTGAAGTTCGATTTACTTCCTGATCTTGGTCGACACCATCAAGCTGCTCATATGGGAGCAGGCTTGGTCAGTTCTCGACCTCCAAAGAGGGGGATACGGTATTATGCTTATAGATTAAAATCTGGGAGGCTTAGCCGTCCTAGATTTAAAAAAAGTCTGGCAGCTGCATCATTAAGGATCAGGAACAGGGCAACTGCTACTATTAAAAAACGAATCCAAGCATCAAAGTCACTTAGCACTGCGGGGATAAGCATGCTTTCTCATGTAACTGAGGCAGAAAATCTTGGTAGCTTGGTGGAATCTCAATGCTCAGCTGTGGCAAAGATTTTGTTCTCTGAGATACAGAAAACAAAACCTCGGCCAAACAACCTTGATATTATATCTACTGCACGCTCCACCTGCTGCAAAGTCAGTCTTAAAGCCTCACTAGAGGAAAAATATGGAGTATTGCCAGAGCGTTTGTATCTGAAGGCAGCCAGGCTCTGCAGTGAGCATAACATCCGAGTAGATTGGCACCAAGATGGGTTCATTTGTCCTAAAGGATGCAAGGCATTCAAGGATCCACTTTTGTTGTCTCCCTTGAGACCTCTTCCAAGTGGTTTTCTGGGCCATAGATCTGAATGTTCAGCAGATCCTCTGGATGACAAGTGGGAGATGGATGAGTGCCACTATATCATTGATTCACACTACTTGAGACCAAGATTCATGCATAATGCCTTTGTACTGTGTGATGATATAAGCTTTGGACAGGAATTGGTTCCAGTGGCGTGTGTAGCAGATGATGATCTTGTGGATTCTGATCCCCACCTTGCAGCTAGTTGTGAGGTTCAAAATTCTAGACATTCCAAGCCTTGGGAGAGTTTTACCTATGTTACAAAACCGTTGCTTGATCAATCCCTTGCTCTTGATACAGAG CAGAGTTTGCAGTTGGGTTGTGCCTGTCCACAGCTAAGGTGCTGTCCTGAAACATGTGATCATGTATACCTTTTTGATAATGACTATGAAGATGCAAAAGACATTTTTGGGAAACCCATGCGCGGTAGGTTCCCATATGATGATAAAGGACGGATCATCTTGGAG GAAGGCTACCTTGTTTATGAGTGTAATGATAGGTGTAGCTGCAGTAAAAACTGCCCAAATAGGGTTTTGCAGAATGGAGTTAGAGTGAAACTGGAAATCTATAGAACAGAAAAAAAG GGATGGGCTGTCAGGGCAGGTGAAGCCATTCTACGGGGCACATTTGTGTGTGAGTACATTGGCGAGGTTTTAGATGAGCAGGAAGCTAACAAGAGGCGCAAAAG ATATGGCACAGAAGGTTGCAGCTATTTATATGAGATCGACGCTCATATTAACGATATGAGCAGATTGATTGAAGGACAGGCCCGATATGTAATCGATGCCACAAAGTACGGAAATGTTTCACGGTTCATCAATCATAG CTGCTCGCCGAATCTTGAGAATCACCAAGTTCTAGTGGAAAGCATGGATTTTCAGCATGCGCATATCGGTTTGTATGCAAATCGAGAT ATAGCTTTGGGAGAAGAACTAACGTACGACTATCGATATGAGCTGCTGCCTGGAGAAGGATATCCATGCCACTGTGAAGCTTCCACATGCCGTGGCCGCCTTTATTAA
- the LOC107424821 gene encoding histone-lysine N-methyltransferase SUVR5 isoform X5, whose protein sequence is MVKDLTVARRFIMQKLAVGMLNIVDQFHTEALVESARDVLVWKEFAMEASRCNGYSDLGRMLLKLQSMILQRYINCDWLKNSYQSWVQHCQSAHSAESIEMLKEELYDSILWNEVHSLRDAPVQPTLGSEWKTWKHEVMKWFSTSNPMTNGGESQQQSNDSPLTASPQVSRKRPKLEVRRAETHASQVESRGSDQSVTLEIDSGFFNNVDIVHTSKLASEPHKEEDFKEVAAPTKLPGDMADKWNGIVVEDQNAGFNQSKDIELTPVNEVTARPLDSGNKNRQCIAYIESKGRQCVRWANDGDVYCCVHLSSRFIGNSARAEGILSNDTPMCEGTTVLGTRCKHRSLHGSSFCKKHRPKNETKKISNFSENTPKRKYEEDAPSLETSNCKEIVLVGDIGSPLQVDPLAVVEGDTHGRSSLVEHTATDCNSSEPLHCIGSCLPENNNPCLESPKRHSLYCEKHLPSWLKRARNGKSRIVSKEVFVDLLRDCHSQEQKCHLHQACELFYRLFKSILSLRNPVPKEVQFQWALSEASKNFNVGEFFMKLVCSEKERLRRIWGFSADEDTQISSVMEEPALLPLVVDGSHDDEKAIKCKICSEEFLDDQALGNHWMDNHKKEAQWLFRGYACAICLDSFTNKKVLETHVQERHHVQFVEQCMLLQCIPCGSHFGNTEELWLHVVSAHPVDFRLSKATQQALSTGDESPPKLELYNSASLDNNSENTNGFRKFICRFCGLKFDLLPDLGRHHQAAHMGAGLVSSRPPKRGIRYYAYRLKSGRLSRPRFKKSLAAASLRIRNRATATIKKRIQASKSLSTAGISMLSHVTEAENLGSLVESQCSAVAKILFSEIQKTKPRPNNLDIISTARSTCCKVSLKASLEEKYGVLPERLYLKAARLCSEHNIRVDWHQDGFICPKGCKAFKDPLLLSPLRPLPSGFLGHRSECSADPLDDKWEMDECHYIIDSHYLRPRFMHNAFVLCDDISFGQELVPVACVADDDLVDSDPHLAASCEVQNSRHSKPWESFTYVTKPLLDQSLALDTEQSLQLGCACPQLRCCPETCDHVYLFDNDYEDAKDIFGKPMRGRFPYDDKGRIILEEGYLVYECNDRCSCSKNCPNRVLQNGVRVKLEIYRTEKKGWAVRAGEAILRGTFVCEYIGEVLDEQEANKRRKRYGTEGCSYLYEIDAHINDMSRLIEGQARYVIDATKYGNVSRFINHSCSPNLENHQVLVESMDFQHAHIGLYANRDIALGEELTYDYRYELLPGEGYPCHCEASTCRGRLY, encoded by the exons ATGGTAAAAGATTTGACAGTGGCAAGGCGATTTATTATGCAAAAGCTAGCTGTTGGTATGCTGAATATTGTTGACCAATTTCATACTGAG GCTTTGGTAGAGAGTGCTCGTGATGTGTTGGTCTGGAAGGAGTTTGCAATGGAGGCTTCTCGCTGTAATGGTTATTCTGATCTTGGAAGGATGCTTCTGAAGCTTCAGAGT ATGATATTACAACGCTATATAAATTGTGACTGGCTAAAGAATTCATATCAGTCTTGGGTACAACATTGTCAGAGTGCACATAGTGCTGAGTCCATTGAAATGCTGAAGGAG GAGTTATATGATTCGATTCTCTGGAATGAAGTCCACTCTCTCAGAGATGCACCTGTCCAGCCCACATTGGGTTCTGAGTGGAAAACCTGGAAACATGAAGTTATGAAGTGGTTTTCAACCTCAAATCCCATGACCAATGGTGGAGAATCACAGCAACAGAGTAATGATAGTCCATTAACTGCAAGTCCCCAAGTTAGCAGGAAAAGGCCCAAGCTTGAAGTTCGTCGTGCTGAGACACATGCTTCCCAGGTGGAAAGTAGGGGTTCAGATCAATCTGTAACCCTTGAAATTGATTCTGGATTTTTTAATAATGTAGACATTGTACATACTAGTAAATTAGCATCAGAACCTCATAAAGAGGAAGATTTTAAAGAGGTGGCGGCACCAACGAAGTTGCCTGGTGATATGGCTGATAAATGGAATGGAATTGTAGTTGAAGATCAAAATGCTGGGTTCAACCAAAGTAAAGATATTGAATTGACACCTGTCAATGAAGTGACTGCTAGACCTTTGGATTCAGGAAATAAGAATCGGCAGTGTATTGCTTATATTGAATCTAAGGGAAGGCAATGTGTCAGGTGGGCTAACGATGGTGATGTTTACTGTTGTGTGCATTTATCCTCCCGTTTCATAGGCAACTCTGCAAGAGCCGAAGGGATTCTCTCTAATGACACACCTATGTGTGAAGGGACAACTGTTCTTGGTACTAGATGTAAGCATCGATCTCTACATGGATCCTCATTTTGTAAGAAACACAGGCCCAAGAATGAAACtaagaaaatatcaaatttttcagAGAATACGCCTAAGAGAAAGTATGAAGAGGATGCTCCTAGTTTAGAAACCTCAAATTGCAAAGAGATTGTGTTAGTGGGAGATATAGGAAGCCCACTCCAAGTGGATCCTCTTGCAGTCGTGGAAGGTGATACCCATGGAAGAAGCAGCTTAGTTGAGCATACTGCTACAGATTGTAATAGCTCAGAGCCCCTGCACTGCATAGGCTCCTGCTTACCTGAAAACAACAATCCTTGTCTGGAAAGTCCAAAGCGTCATTCTTTATACTGTGAAAAGCACTTACCAAGCTGGCTTAAACGTGCAAGGAATGGCAAGAGTAGGATAGTATCAAAAGAAGTGTTTGTAGATCTTCTGAGGGACTGCCACTCACAGGAGCAAAAGTGTCATTTACATCAGGCATGTGAGCTTTTCTACAGGCtctttaaaagtattttatcCTTAAGAAACCCAGTACCTAAGGAAGTTCAATTTCAGTGGGCTCTATCTGAAGCTTCCAAAAATTTTAATGTTGGAGAGTTCTTTATGAAGTTAGTTTGCAGCGAAAAGGAGAGACTCAGAAGGATCTGGGGCTTCAGTGCAGATGAAGACACACAAATTTCCTCTGTCATGGAAGAACCAGCTTTGTTGCCATTGGTGGTTGATGGTAGCCATGATGATGAAAAAGCAATTAAGTGCAAAATTTGCTCAGAGGAGTTTTTGGATGACCAAGCACTTGGCAACCACTGGATGGACAATCATAAAAAGGAAGCACAATGGCTATTTAGAGGTTATGCCTGTGCAATCTGTCTTGATTCTTTTACTAATAAGAAAGTACTTGAAACTCATGTACAGGAGAGACATCATGTGCAATTTGTTGAACAGTGTATGCTTCTTCAGTGTATTCCTTGTGGCAGCCATTTTGGGAATACTGAAGAATTATGGTTGCATGTGGTCTCAGCACATCCTGTTGATTTCAGGCTTTCAAAGGCAACTCAACAGGCTCTGTCTACTGGTGATGAATCTCCTCCAAAGCTTGAGCTGTACAATTCAGCTTCTCTGGATAATAACTCTGAGAATACAAATGGTTTCCGAAAGTTTATTTGCAGGTTTTGTGGGTTGAAGTTCGATTTACTTCCTGATCTTGGTCGACACCATCAAGCTGCTCATATGGGAGCAGGCTTGGTCAGTTCTCGACCTCCAAAGAGGGGGATACGGTATTATGCTTATAGATTAAAATCTGGGAGGCTTAGCCGTCCTAGATTTAAAAAAAGTCTGGCAGCTGCATCATTAAGGATCAGGAACAGGGCAACTGCTACTATTAAAAAACGAATCCAAGCATCAAAGTCACTTAGCACTGCGGGGATAAGCATGCTTTCTCATGTAACTGAGGCAGAAAATCTTGGTAGCTTGGTGGAATCTCAATGCTCAGCTGTGGCAAAGATTTTGTTCTCTGAGATACAGAAAACAAAACCTCGGCCAAACAACCTTGATATTATATCTACTGCACGCTCCACCTGCTGCAAAGTCAGTCTTAAAGCCTCACTAGAGGAAAAATATGGAGTATTGCCAGAGCGTTTGTATCTGAAGGCAGCCAGGCTCTGCAGTGAGCATAACATCCGAGTAGATTGGCACCAAGATGGGTTCATTTGTCCTAAAGGATGCAAGGCATTCAAGGATCCACTTTTGTTGTCTCCCTTGAGACCTCTTCCAAGTGGTTTTCTGGGCCATAGATCTGAATGTTCAGCAGATCCTCTGGATGACAAGTGGGAGATGGATGAGTGCCACTATATCATTGATTCACACTACTTGAGACCAAGATTCATGCATAATGCCTTTGTACTGTGTGATGATATAAGCTTTGGACAGGAATTGGTTCCAGTGGCGTGTGTAGCAGATGATGATCTTGTGGATTCTGATCCCCACCTTGCAGCTAGTTGTGAGGTTCAAAATTCTAGACATTCCAAGCCTTGGGAGAGTTTTACCTATGTTACAAAACCGTTGCTTGATCAATCCCTTGCTCTTGATACAGAG CAGAGTTTGCAGTTGGGTTGTGCCTGTCCACAGCTAAGGTGCTGTCCTGAAACATGTGATCATGTATACCTTTTTGATAATGACTATGAAGATGCAAAAGACATTTTTGGGAAACCCATGCGCGGTAGGTTCCCATATGATGATAAAGGACGGATCATCTTGGAG GAAGGCTACCTTGTTTATGAGTGTAATGATAGGTGTAGCTGCAGTAAAAACTGCCCAAATAGGGTTTTGCAGAATGGAGTTAGAGTGAAACTGGAAATCTATAGAACAGAAAAAAAG GGATGGGCTGTCAGGGCAGGTGAAGCCATTCTACGGGGCACATTTGTGTGTGAGTACATTGGCGAGGTTTTAGATGAGCAGGAAGCTAACAAGAGGCGCAAAAG ATATGGCACAGAAGGTTGCAGCTATTTATATGAGATCGACGCTCATATTAACGATATGAGCAGATTGATTGAAGGACAGGCCCGATATGTAATCGATGCCACAAAGTACGGAAATGTTTCACGGTTCATCAATCATAG CTGCTCGCCGAATCTTGAGAATCACCAAGTTCTAGTGGAAAGCATGGATTTTCAGCATGCGCATATCGGTTTGTATGCAAATCGAGAT ATAGCTTTGGGAGAAGAACTAACGTACGACTATCGATATGAGCTGCTGCCTGGAGAAGGATATCCATGCCACTGTGAAGCTTCCACATGCCGTGGCCGCCTTTATTAA